Proteins encoded in a region of the Streptomyces sp. NBC_00310 genome:
- the lon gene encoding endopeptidase La, whose protein sequence is MATEYAPSAPLTLPVLPLDEEVVLPGMVVPLDLNDTDVRAAVEAAQAAARAEPGKPKVLLVPRIDGAYASTGVLGTVEQVGRLADGDPGALIRALGRVRIGAGTTGPGAALWVEGTRIDESVPEPLPGQVAELAKEYKALATSWLRKRGAWQVVDRVQAIDDVSALADNSGYSPFLTTDQKIQLLETGDPVARLKLATQQLRDHLAEQDVAETIAKDVQEGVEKQQREFLLRRQLEAVRKELRELNGEQDGEESDDYRARVEAADLPEAVREAALKEVDKLERSSDQSPEGGWIRTWLDTVLELPWNERTEDSYDIRGAQRVLDAEHAGLEDVKERITEYLAVRKRRADRGLGVVGGRRGGAVLALVGPPGVGKTSLGESVAHAMGRKFVRVALGGVRDEAEIRGHRRTYVGALPGRIVRAIKEAGSMNPVVLLDEIDKVGSDFRGDPAAALLEVLDPAQNHTFRDHYLEVELDLSDVVFLATANVLEAIPEALLDRMELVRLDGYTEDEKVVIARDHLLPRQLDRAGLGADEVVLDESALRKLAGEYTREAGVRNLERSVARLLRKVAAQHELGQRELPFTVTDGDLRGLIGRPHHVPEAAQDPAERRTAVPGVATGLAVTGAGGDVLYVEASLADPETGAAGLTLTGQLGDVMKESAQIALSFLRSHGAELELPVADLKDRGVHIHFPAGAVPKDGPSAGVTMTTALASLLSGRLVRTDVAMTGEVSLTGRVLPIGGVKQKLLAAHRAGVTTVIIPKRNEADLDDVPAEVLDKLDVHAVTDVRQVLELALAPAGVEVPVAA, encoded by the coding sequence ATGGCCACTGAGTACGCTCCGTCCGCACCGCTCACCCTGCCCGTGTTGCCGCTCGACGAGGAGGTCGTGCTGCCGGGAATGGTGGTGCCGCTGGACCTCAACGACACGGATGTACGGGCCGCGGTGGAGGCCGCGCAGGCCGCGGCGCGGGCGGAGCCCGGGAAGCCGAAGGTGTTGCTGGTGCCGCGGATCGACGGCGCGTACGCGAGCACGGGTGTGCTCGGGACCGTCGAGCAGGTCGGACGGCTGGCCGACGGGGACCCCGGGGCGCTCATCCGCGCGCTCGGCCGCGTGCGGATCGGGGCCGGGACCACCGGGCCCGGTGCCGCCCTGTGGGTCGAGGGGACCAGGATCGACGAGAGCGTGCCGGAGCCGCTGCCCGGGCAGGTCGCCGAACTCGCCAAGGAGTACAAGGCACTTGCCACCAGCTGGCTGCGCAAGCGCGGCGCCTGGCAGGTCGTGGACCGGGTGCAGGCGATCGACGACGTCTCCGCGCTCGCCGACAACTCCGGTTACTCGCCCTTCCTCACCACCGATCAGAAGATCCAGCTCCTGGAGACCGGCGACCCGGTCGCCCGGCTGAAGCTCGCCACCCAGCAGCTGCGCGACCACCTCGCCGAGCAGGACGTCGCCGAGACCATCGCCAAGGACGTCCAGGAGGGCGTCGAGAAGCAGCAGCGCGAGTTCCTGCTGCGGCGGCAGCTCGAAGCCGTCCGCAAGGAGCTGCGCGAGCTGAACGGCGAGCAGGACGGCGAGGAGTCCGACGACTACCGGGCGCGCGTCGAGGCCGCCGATCTGCCGGAGGCGGTCCGGGAGGCCGCGCTCAAGGAGGTCGACAAGCTGGAGCGGTCGAGCGACCAGTCGCCCGAGGGCGGATGGATCCGGACCTGGCTCGACACCGTCCTCGAACTGCCGTGGAACGAGCGGACGGAGGACTCCTACGACATCCGGGGCGCCCAGCGGGTGCTCGACGCCGAGCACGCCGGGCTGGAGGACGTGAAGGAGCGCATCACCGAGTACCTCGCCGTGCGCAAGCGACGCGCGGACCGGGGGCTGGGCGTCGTCGGCGGGCGGCGCGGCGGTGCCGTGCTCGCGCTCGTCGGGCCGCCCGGTGTCGGCAAGACCAGCCTCGGTGAGTCCGTGGCGCACGCCATGGGGCGCAAGTTCGTCCGGGTCGCGCTCGGCGGCGTACGGGACGAGGCGGAGATCCGAGGGCACCGGCGTACGTATGTGGGCGCCCTGCCCGGTCGTATCGTCCGGGCCATCAAGGAGGCGGGTTCCATGAACCCCGTCGTCCTGCTCGACGAGATCGACAAGGTGGGCTCCGACTTCCGGGGCGACCCGGCCGCCGCGCTGCTCGAAGTCCTCGACCCCGCCCAGAACCACACCTTCCGGGACCACTACCTGGAGGTCGAGCTGGACCTGAGCGACGTCGTCTTCCTCGCCACGGCCAACGTGCTGGAGGCGATCCCCGAGGCCCTGCTCGACCGGATGGAGCTCGTCCGGCTGGACGGGTACACGGAGGACGAGAAGGTCGTCATCGCCCGGGACCACCTGCTGCCCCGGCAGCTGGACCGGGCCGGGCTCGGCGCCGACGAGGTCGTCCTCGACGAGAGCGCGCTGCGCAAGCTCGCCGGTGAGTACACGCGCGAGGCGGGTGTACGGAACCTGGAGCGGTCCGTCGCGCGGCTGCTGCGCAAGGTCGCGGCCCAGCACGAACTGGGGCAGCGGGAGCTGCCGTTCACCGTCACCGACGGGGACCTGCGCGGGCTCATCGGGCGACCGCACCACGTGCCCGAGGCGGCCCAGGACCCGGCGGAGCGGCGGACGGCCGTGCCGGGGGTCGCGACCGGGCTCGCGGTCACCGGCGCGGGCGGCGACGTGCTGTACGTCGAGGCGTCGCTCGCCGACCCGGAGACGGGCGCGGCGGGGCTGACCCTCACCGGCCAGCTGGGCGACGTGATGAAGGAGTCCGCGCAGATCGCCCTCTCCTTCCTCCGCTCGCACGGCGCGGAGCTGGAGCTGCCCGTCGCCGACCTGAAGGACCGGGGCGTGCACATCCACTTCCCCGCGGGCGCGGTGCCGAAGGACGGGCCGAGCGCAGGCGTCACCATGACGACGGCCCTCGCCTCGCTCCTGTCCGGCCGGCTCGTCCGCACGGACGTGGCCATGACGGGTGAGGTCTCGCTGACCGGGCGTGTGCTGCCCATCGGTGGCGTCAAGCAGAAGCTGCTCGCCGCGCACCGGGCCGGTGTCACGACCGTCATCATCCCCAAGCGCAACGAGGCCGACCTCGACGACGTCCCCGCCGAGGTCCTCGACAAGCTCGACGTCCACGCCGTCACCGACGTCCGCCAGGTCCTGGAGCTGGCGCTCGCCCCGGCGGGAGTGGAGGTGCCGGTGGCCGCGTGA
- the iscB gene encoding RNA-guided endonuclease IscB, which translates to MTTFHAGEQTHPAVLPQRQALEPAVADNPGSRDETGRRRTTRQGGAAGVEHGRGETAGTSPSSLRRHDPTASASGAVTAAGDGSIYPGKNDTTGQRAGAQLVPVLDKRGRPLMPCHPARAREMLRKGRAVVARYTPFTIRIKDRLLDDSEVEGVAIRIDPGSKGTGLAITADSPALDRATGGFSTVRRGLYAVELQHRGATIRKAMEQRANYRRRRRTANLRHRAPRFDNRIRPVGWLAPSLRHRVDSTVGQVTRLMRLFPIKEVHVESVAFDTHALSLGVKALEGAEYQQGTLAGYEVRQYLLEKWGRTCAYCGAANTPLQIEHIQPRARGGSDRISNLTLACGPCNRAKAAQPLKEFLAKKPARLAKLLEQAKAPLRDAAVMNATRWQLVCELRSLGMPLCTWSGGRTKYNRVTQHLAKTHTLDALAVGEIDGTTRIVRHPDTVLVVKVTGRGSYSRTRTDKHGFPRLRLPRKKHHYGFATGDLVGAYILTGKYAGVHIGRVAVRATGRHRVSVPGGYADTSHANLRLLQRADGYGYTTRREEMRPGSEQF; encoded by the coding sequence ATGACTACGTTTCATGCAGGTGAGCAGACCCACCCTGCCGTGCTTCCTCAGCGGCAGGCTCTGGAACCTGCGGTCGCAGACAACCCTGGGAGCAGGGACGAAACGGGCCGCAGGCGCACGACCCGCCAGGGTGGTGCAGCCGGTGTGGAACATGGGCGAGGGGAGACCGCAGGCACATCACCGTCCAGCCTGCGGCGACACGACCCCACCGCTTCGGCGTCCGGGGCAGTAACCGCTGCCGGTGACGGCAGCATCTACCCAGGCAAGAACGACACGACCGGGCAGCGCGCCGGGGCGCAGCTGGTGCCGGTTCTGGACAAGCGGGGCCGCCCGCTGATGCCGTGTCATCCGGCTCGGGCACGTGAAATGCTGCGCAAGGGCCGCGCGGTGGTCGCTCGCTACACGCCGTTCACGATCCGGATCAAAGATCGACTCCTCGATGACTCCGAGGTGGAGGGGGTCGCGATCCGGATCGATCCCGGTTCGAAGGGGACAGGGCTCGCCATCACTGCCGACAGCCCCGCGCTGGACCGGGCTACGGGTGGATTCTCGACGGTGCGGCGAGGCCTGTACGCGGTCGAGCTTCAGCACCGGGGCGCCACCATCCGTAAGGCCATGGAGCAGCGGGCAAACTACAGGCGCAGACGACGCACGGCGAACCTGCGCCATCGCGCCCCGCGTTTCGACAACCGCATCCGACCCGTGGGCTGGCTGGCACCGTCCCTACGCCATCGCGTGGACTCCACCGTCGGTCAGGTCACCCGTCTGATGCGCCTGTTCCCTATCAAGGAGGTGCATGTCGAGTCGGTTGCGTTCGACACTCATGCGCTGAGTCTGGGGGTGAAGGCGTTGGAAGGAGCCGAATACCAGCAGGGGACCCTGGCCGGCTACGAGGTCCGGCAGTACCTGCTGGAGAAATGGGGGCGGACCTGTGCGTACTGCGGGGCGGCGAACACCCCGTTGCAGATCGAGCACATCCAGCCCAGGGCACGTGGTGGCTCCGATCGCATCTCGAATCTGACCCTGGCCTGCGGTCCGTGCAACCGGGCCAAGGCAGCCCAACCACTCAAGGAGTTCCTGGCGAAGAAGCCTGCCCGGCTCGCGAAGTTGCTCGAGCAGGCGAAGGCTCCCCTGCGGGACGCGGCCGTCATGAACGCGACACGCTGGCAACTGGTATGCGAACTCAGGAGTTTGGGCATGCCCCTCTGTACTTGGTCCGGTGGCCGGACCAAGTACAACCGCGTCACCCAGCACCTGGCAAAGACCCACACTCTGGATGCCCTCGCGGTCGGCGAGATCGACGGCACCACGCGCATCGTCCGGCATCCCGATACTGTGCTCGTCGTGAAGGTGACCGGGCGCGGTAGCTACTCCCGCACCCGCACGGACAAGCACGGCTTCCCTCGGCTCCGGCTTCCCCGAAAGAAGCATCACTACGGTTTCGCCACCGGCGACCTCGTCGGCGCGTACATCCTCACGGGAAAGTATGCGGGCGTCCACATCGGCCGTGTCGCCGTACGTGCCACCGGACGCCACCGCGTTTCCGTTCCTGGCGGCTACGCCGACACGAGCCATGCAAACCTCCGCCTGCTCCAACGGGCCGACGGATACGGCTACACCACAAGGAGAGAGGAGATGCGGCCAGGATCTGAGCAGTTTTGA
- a CDS encoding ATP-binding protein, giving the protein MNERLLEPPSEWEYTLNVPHDPLAPAIARATGRLVLDRHGLHELTDTTVLLTSELLSNSCRYAPGPASVRLRWADKRLRGSVWDTGPLLPRPTRCPAPEADGGRGLVLVDLCADAWGSFALGREAGRDHGKVVWFELEAGGAEPGVHGDVVGVVPPNCRGRDRHSLRA; this is encoded by the coding sequence GTGAACGAACGCCTGCTCGAACCCCCCTCCGAGTGGGAGTACACCCTGAACGTCCCCCACGACCCGCTCGCCCCCGCCATCGCCCGGGCCACCGGCCGGCTCGTACTCGACCGCCACGGACTCCACGAACTCACCGACACGACAGTCCTGTTGACCTCAGAGCTGCTCTCCAACTCCTGCCGCTACGCGCCGGGACCAGCTTCCGTGCGGCTGAGGTGGGCGGACAAGCGGCTCCGGGGCAGCGTCTGGGACACGGGCCCGCTCCTCCCGCGCCCCACGCGGTGCCCCGCGCCGGAAGCGGACGGCGGGCGAGGACTCGTCCTCGTCGACCTGTGTGCGGACGCATGGGGCAGCTTCGCGCTGGGGCGGGAGGCAGGCAGAGATCATGGGAAGGTCGTCTGGTTCGAGTTGGAGGCCGGAGGTGCGGAGCCAGGCGTACACGGCGACGTGGTCGGCGTAGTTCCCCCAAACTGCCGAGGGAGAGATCGTCACTCGCTCCGGGCCTGA
- a CDS encoding roadblock/LC7 domain-containing protein — MTAPITFGLSSEARNLHWLLTNLVEEVPGLLSVAVVSSDGLLLLSSDPGRNAEARQAREERPQGPRGSAADLATIVSGIGSLTIGAAKLMQFGGVKQTMVAMAEGSLFVMSISDGSLLGVHGAPDCDMSVVAYHMALFVGRAGHVLTPELRSELRKSLEAESQKETEAAGSHR, encoded by the coding sequence TTGACCGCGCCCATTACCTTCGGACTGAGCAGTGAAGCCCGCAACCTGCACTGGCTTTTGACCAACCTCGTCGAGGAGGTGCCGGGACTGCTGTCGGTCGCGGTGGTCTCCTCCGACGGCCTGCTGCTGCTCTCCTCCGACCCCGGCAGAAACGCCGAGGCCCGCCAGGCCCGGGAAGAGCGGCCCCAGGGCCCCCGGGGCTCCGCCGCCGACCTGGCCACCATCGTCTCCGGCATCGGCAGCCTCACCATCGGCGCCGCCAAGCTGATGCAGTTCGGCGGAGTCAAGCAGACGATGGTCGCGATGGCCGAGGGCAGCCTCTTCGTGATGTCGATCAGCGACGGCTCGCTGCTCGGTGTGCACGGCGCCCCCGACTGCGACATGAGCGTGGTGGCGTACCACATGGCGCTCTTCGTCGGCCGCGCCGGCCACGTCCTCACCCCGGAACTCCGCAGCGAACTGCGCAAGTCCCTGGAGGCCGAGTCCCAGAAGGAGACCGAGGCGGCCGGGAGCCACCGATGA
- a CDS encoding protein phosphatase 2C domain-containing protein: protein MRTELVSEPGDPLRPNEDFASVALPAGGQGGALVLLDGVTPPPDGYGCRHSVAWFTSRLGGTLTELSVSERDSPLPDVLSQAISRTARAHVQTCDLSHPRTPQATVALARWSSTAVEYLVLSDSALLFERPDGAVTAVLDDRLSLLPRASLATAAIADSTVRNKEGGFWTAAADPAVAARAVTGTLPREEVRSLVALTDGATRWVETFREGDWTDCFTFVRKTGAQGLVRRVRELEVTDVEREFLGRSKTHDDASVVFVEP from the coding sequence ATGCGCACGGAACTCGTCTCGGAGCCCGGTGACCCCCTTCGCCCCAACGAGGACTTCGCGTCGGTGGCCCTGCCCGCGGGAGGACAGGGCGGCGCCCTCGTCCTCCTCGACGGCGTGACCCCGCCGCCCGACGGCTACGGCTGTCGACATTCAGTCGCATGGTTCACTTCCCGCCTCGGCGGCACCCTGACCGAACTGTCCGTTTCGGAACGGGATTCGCCGTTGCCCGACGTGCTCTCACAGGCCATTTCTCGTACCGCCCGAGCGCACGTGCAAACCTGTGACCTTTCTCACCCGCGAACCCCGCAGGCCACAGTGGCCCTCGCCCGTTGGTCGTCAACGGCCGTGGAGTACCTGGTGTTGTCGGACTCGGCCCTGTTGTTCGAACGACCGGACGGCGCGGTGACGGCCGTACTGGACGACCGCCTCTCCCTGCTGCCCCGGGCCTCGTTGGCCACGGCCGCCATCGCCGACTCGACCGTCCGGAACAAGGAGGGCGGTTTCTGGACGGCGGCCGCCGATCCCGCCGTGGCCGCCCGCGCCGTGACGGGGACCCTCCCCCGCGAGGAGGTCCGGTCGCTGGTCGCGCTGACGGACGGGGCGACCCGGTGGGTGGAGACGTTCCGCGAGGGCGACTGGACGGACTGCTTCACCTTCGTACGGAAGACGGGGGCGCAGGGGCTGGTGCGGCGGGTGCGGGAACTCGAAGTCACCGATGTGGAACGCGAGTTCCTGGGCCGGAGCAAGACGCACGACGACGCGAGTGTGGTGTTCGTGGAGCCGTGA
- a CDS encoding DUF742 domain-containing protein, giving the protein MSGPTKSGARVPEPGPAKRPATPKGAKKLPVRGGDRKPARVRPYSLTGGRTRFGHVLLVETFVAVLEAPAERPQLANGSLNTKVMPEMRAIVELCRRMRTVAEIAALLKMPLGVVRVLLSDLADQGKIRVYGTGHGPGQPDRALLERVLSGLRRL; this is encoded by the coding sequence ATGAGCGGCCCGACGAAGAGCGGGGCACGTGTCCCCGAGCCCGGTCCGGCGAAGCGGCCGGCCACGCCGAAGGGCGCGAAGAAGCTCCCCGTGCGCGGCGGCGACCGCAAACCCGCCCGCGTACGCCCCTACTCGCTCACCGGTGGCCGTACCCGCTTCGGCCATGTCCTCCTCGTGGAGACGTTCGTCGCCGTACTCGAAGCCCCGGCCGAGCGGCCCCAGTTGGCGAATGGTTCACTCAACACCAAGGTGATGCCCGAGATGCGGGCCATCGTCGAACTCTGCCGCCGTATGCGGACGGTGGCGGAGATCGCCGCGCTGCTGAAGATGCCGCTCGGCGTGGTCCGCGTCCTCCTCAGTGATCTCGCGGACCAGGGAAAGATCCGTGTGTACGGAACAGGTCACGGACCGGGACAGCCGGACCGCGCTCTGCTGGAAAGGGTGCTGAGTGGACTCCGCCGTCTCTGA
- a CDS encoding MarR family winged helix-turn-helix transcriptional regulator: MHDEGGNGDGGEGGTDVPVGGMDQAFLALERELTVLLRRARAKSGEMARAVHPDLESAAYGLLARLDEAGRLRATELAAYIGVGKATMSRQLRALEHLGLIAREPDPADGRAWLVHLTEEGRARFRAVRDARRVAYVRQLAGWDRDEVAQLAQLLHQLNRGVES; encoded by the coding sequence GTGCACGACGAGGGCGGAAACGGTGACGGCGGCGAGGGCGGGACCGACGTGCCGGTGGGTGGTATGGACCAGGCGTTCCTGGCGCTGGAACGGGAGTTGACGGTCCTGCTGCGGCGGGCCCGCGCCAAGTCCGGGGAGATGGCCCGGGCCGTCCATCCCGACCTGGAGTCCGCCGCCTACGGCCTGCTCGCCCGCCTCGACGAGGCCGGCCGCCTCCGCGCCACCGAACTCGCCGCCTACATCGGCGTCGGCAAGGCCACCATGTCCCGTCAGCTCCGCGCCCTGGAACACCTCGGCCTCATCGCCCGCGAACCCGACCCCGCCGACGGCCGCGCCTGGCTCGTCCACCTCACCGAGGAGGGCCGGGCCCGCTTCCGGGCGGTCCGGGACGCCCGCCGGGTCGCGTACGTACGGCAGCTCGCGGGATGGGACCGGGACGAGGTGGCCCAACTGGCGCAGCTGTTGCACCAGTTGAACCGCGGGGTGGAGAGCTGA
- a CDS encoding ATP-binding protein — translation MAVAKITRSDLIVDAIGIPPSVRAAAEVFYRPIDAAYEHRSVIVASNLHPDDFDSLIPKTLAAAVDRLLQLAHLVLTKGSSLRLIRPKQPGCHPADRARLNSAPDSVNA, via the coding sequence ATGGCCGTCGCGAAGATCACCCGAAGCGATCTCATCGTCGACGCCATCGGGATACCGCCGTCCGTACGAGCCGCCGCCGAGGTGTTCTACCGCCCCATCGACGCCGCCTACGAACACCGCTCGGTGATCGTCGCCTCGAACCTGCACCCAGATGACTTCGATTCGCTCATACCTAAGACGTTGGCCGCAGCCGTCGACCGGCTTCTGCAACTCGCGCACCTCGTCCTCACCAAAGGCTCCAGCCTCCGGCTGATCAGACCAAAACAGCCAGGGTGTCATCCCGCTGACCGAGCGCGGCTGAACTCAGCCCCAGATTCCGTGAACGCATGA
- a CDS encoding GTP-binding protein, with the protein MKPWQSDLSRAPIATKIVVAGGFGVGKTTFVGAVSEITPLRTEALMTEASVGTDDLSATPDKLTTTVAMDYGRITLDDDLVLYLFGTPGQERFWFMWDDMVRGAIGAVVLADTRRLGDCFPALDYFESCGLPYIVAVNAFDGSVRYEPEDVRDALTVPDHVPVMIMDARKRASAMETLLALCSHAISLSPE; encoded by the coding sequence CTGAAACCCTGGCAGTCCGACCTCAGCCGGGCCCCCATCGCCACGAAGATCGTCGTGGCGGGCGGCTTCGGTGTCGGCAAGACGACGTTCGTCGGCGCGGTCTCCGAGATCACCCCGCTGCGGACCGAGGCGCTGATGACCGAGGCCAGCGTCGGCACGGACGACCTCTCCGCGACGCCGGACAAGCTCACCACCACCGTGGCCATGGACTACGGCCGCATCACCCTCGACGACGACCTCGTCCTCTACCTGTTCGGCACGCCCGGCCAGGAGCGGTTCTGGTTCATGTGGGACGACATGGTGCGCGGTGCGATCGGCGCGGTCGTCCTCGCCGACACCCGCCGCCTCGGCGACTGCTTCCCCGCGCTCGACTACTTCGAGAGCTGCGGACTGCCGTACATCGTCGCGGTCAACGCCTTCGACGGCAGCGTGCGGTACGAACCCGAGGACGTACGGGACGCGCTGACCGTGCCCGACCATGTGCCTGTCATGATCATGGACGCACGCAAGCGGGCCTCCGCGATGGAGACCCTGCTGGCCCTGTGCTCGCACGCGATATCCCTCAGCCCCGAATAG
- a CDS encoding sensor histidine kinase — translation MQKTRPRRAGKQAASKASAASPNQQGTAQAQAPAVGTGRKTHVRNRLIVAVAVVAAAIAGAGSPSILAASEQLHDTQSLVTLAGQTQETLTLAHALADERDEVTAYIAAGRPKSAAPGKQRGDRVDTQVEELRADTGTSAALREAIESAESIAGVREAALSGKSTALEAHTAYTAVVTELHALAEELAERLPPRAGGGAYALAELDTAVQQAAAARGLLVAALSVPTTTETVIDPTTGLPTTTTGASAADAKQRDALTAAAQQARVRSDAALAHFRETAPAAGRSSYDATVSGPEADTAEKYLTDLTDQPTLSDSEAGTSAKTVGAALSARVDLMRGAESSLYDRRTKDLAGLRDEDVTALEIRIAVLGALMLLAVGVATGMARSLTRPLAVLRIGSARVAGDPATEEPVKFTGRNDEFAQVVRSVNALHAHALALHERLAPLEGDRKHLIGQRRTMADDRDRLRAELAEATAHLTKVQHSVHATFVNLALRTLGLVERQLAVIESLEEREQDPDRLSTLFKLDHFATVMRRHSENLLVLAGHEHIQHHAGPVPLVDVVRAAVSEIERYERVRIAALPPGAHVAGFAADDLSHLLAELLENGTSFSPPEMTVEVSGWLMENGEITLSVQDGGIGVVSDRLARLNSRLTDFDPEAPYEQEDGEGLGLGLYVVARLAHRLGTPVRLQQHGSGGTAAVVVLPMGLLAPTPAVPVGTPVSITPSLSLPGVDAEANSNVLPGRSVAVREPEGDGDPLIEAAERALLAKEAVGTATDAAEAAEASGTVVPEDDDPGTESVSETTMELFAPVAPGKGADEESDGDIAADVTDDPYPSEPDTHERAADEGNAAHTSEVSRAGTEGARAEETPRLTDKGLPKRTPRITAPTPTTPRPRVGGVNAEELRRRLGGFHQGAKEGRRDVEAEIAEQSGETRMPVTHEYRTEAVDTTGGTSEEESS, via the coding sequence GTGCAGAAGACGCGGCCTCGGCGCGCAGGCAAGCAGGCAGCTTCGAAGGCCTCCGCGGCCTCCCCGAACCAGCAGGGGACGGCACAGGCGCAGGCCCCCGCTGTCGGCACCGGCCGGAAGACGCACGTACGCAACCGGCTCATCGTGGCCGTGGCCGTCGTGGCCGCCGCCATAGCGGGCGCCGGGTCACCCTCGATCCTCGCCGCCTCGGAGCAACTGCACGACACCCAGAGCCTGGTCACGCTCGCCGGGCAGACCCAGGAGACGCTCACCCTCGCGCACGCGCTGGCGGACGAGCGGGACGAGGTCACCGCGTACATCGCTGCCGGGCGGCCCAAGTCGGCCGCGCCCGGCAAGCAGCGCGGTGACCGCGTCGACACCCAGGTCGAGGAGCTGAGGGCGGACACCGGCACCTCCGCCGCGCTGCGGGAGGCCATCGAGAGCGCCGAGTCCATCGCCGGAGTACGGGAAGCGGCGCTCTCCGGAAAGAGCACCGCTCTCGAGGCGCACACGGCGTACACCGCGGTCGTCACCGAACTCCACGCCCTCGCCGAGGAACTGGCCGAGCGGCTGCCGCCCCGCGCGGGCGGCGGCGCGTACGCCCTCGCCGAACTCGACACCGCCGTCCAGCAGGCCGCCGCCGCCCGAGGGCTGCTCGTCGCCGCGCTCAGCGTCCCGACGACCACCGAGACGGTCATCGACCCCACCACCGGGCTGCCCACCACCACGACCGGCGCCTCGGCCGCCGACGCGAAACAGCGCGACGCGCTCACCGCCGCCGCCCAGCAGGCCCGCGTCCGCTCCGACGCCGCCCTCGCCCACTTCCGCGAGACCGCGCCCGCCGCCGGCCGTTCGTCCTACGACGCCACGGTCAGCGGCCCCGAGGCCGACACCGCCGAGAAGTACCTGACGGACCTCACCGACCAGCCCACGCTCTCCGACAGCGAGGCCGGCACCAGCGCGAAGACGGTCGGCGCGGCGCTCTCCGCCCGCGTGGACCTGATGCGCGGCGCCGAGTCCTCCCTCTACGACCGGCGCACCAAGGACCTCGCCGGGCTGCGCGACGAGGACGTCACCGCGCTGGAGATCCGGATCGCCGTCCTCGGCGCCCTGATGCTCCTCGCCGTCGGCGTCGCCACCGGCATGGCCCGCTCCCTCACCCGCCCGCTCGCGGTGCTGCGCATCGGCTCCGCCCGTGTCGCCGGCGACCCGGCCACCGAGGAACCGGTCAAGTTCACCGGCCGCAACGACGAGTTCGCCCAGGTCGTACGCTCCGTCAACGCGCTCCACGCGCACGCCCTGGCGCTGCACGAGCGGCTCGCGCCGTTGGAGGGCGACCGCAAGCACCTCATCGGCCAGCGCCGGACCATGGCCGACGACCGCGACCGGCTGCGTGCCGAACTGGCCGAGGCCACCGCCCACCTGACGAAGGTCCAGCACAGCGTCCACGCCACCTTCGTCAACCTGGCGCTGCGCACCCTCGGCCTCGTCGAGCGGCAACTCGCCGTCATCGAGTCCCTGGAGGAGCGCGAGCAGGACCCCGACCGGCTCTCCACCCTCTTCAAGCTCGACCACTTCGCGACCGTCATGCGCCGCCACAGCGAGAACCTCCTCGTGCTGGCCGGCCACGAGCACATCCAGCACCACGCCGGACCCGTCCCGCTCGTCGACGTCGTCCGCGCCGCGGTCAGCGAGATCGAGCGCTACGAACGGGTCCGTATCGCCGCGCTGCCGCCGGGCGCGCACGTCGCCGGGTTCGCCGCCGACGACCTCAGCCACCTCCTCGCCGAACTCCTGGAGAACGGCACGTCGTTCTCGCCGCCGGAGATGACCGTCGAGGTCTCCGGCTGGCTGATGGAGAACGGCGAGATCACCCTCTCCGTCCAGGACGGCGGCATCGGCGTCGTCTCCGACCGGCTCGCCAGGCTCAACTCCCGCCTCACCGACTTCGACCCCGAGGCGCCCTACGAGCAGGAGGACGGCGAGGGCCTCGGCCTCGGCCTGTACGTCGTGGCCCGCCTCGCCCACCGGCTCGGCACCCCGGTCCGGCTCCAGCAGCACGGTTCGGGCGGCACCGCGGCGGTCGTCGTCCTGCCCATGGGGCTGCTGGCCCCCACGCCCGCCGTACCCGTGGGCACCCCGGTCTCGATCACGCCCTCGCTCTCGCTGCCGGGCGTGGACGCCGAGGCCAACTCGAACGTCCTGCCCGGCCGTTCCGTCGCCGTACGCGAGCCCGAGGGCGACGGCGACCCTCTCATCGAGGCGGCCGAGCGGGCACTGCTGGCGAAGGAGGCCGTGGGGACGGCCACCGACGCCGCAGAGGCCGCAGAGGCCTCCGGGACCGTCGTACCGGAAGACGACGACCCCGGGACAGAGTCCGTGTCCGAGACGACGATGGAGCTCTTCGCTCCGGTGGCCCCGGGGAAGGGCGCCGACGAGGAGAGCGACGGGGACATCGCCGCCGACGTCACCGACGACCCGTACCCGAGCGAACCCGACACCCATGAGCGTGCCGCCGACGAGGGGAACGCGGCGCACACGTCGGAGGTGTCACGGGCCGGGACGGAGGGGGCACGGGCCGAGGAGACCCCGCGCCTCACCGACAAGGGCCTGCCCAAGCGCACGCCCAGGATCACCGCGCCCACGCCCACGACGCCCCGGCCACGGGTCGGGGGCGTGAACGCCGAGGAACTGCGCCGTCGGCTCGGCGGGTTCCACCAGGGGGCCAAGGAAGGGCGCCGCGACGTCGAGGCGGAGATCGCCGAGCAGTCGGGCGAGACGCGGATGCCCGTGACGCATGAGTACCGGACAGAGGCAGTTGACACCACGGGGGGCACTTCCGAGGAGGAAAGCAGTTGA